One region of Streptomyces sp. NBC_00442 genomic DNA includes:
- the mycP gene encoding type VII secretion-associated serine protease mycosin, which yields MVYALKSLALSAAAALTVLAGPTAAAAAIPVISVPPVTPVVPADGGVGDQCTFPSKPYAGRPWALQRVLLDELWHQSTGKGVKVAVIDTGVDIKNPQLTGAVDASKGKNYLPKDLKDPDNRPLPRGAENGTTDTVGHGTRVAGIIAARPAKNTGFVGLAPDATIIPIQQNDADGHGTAQTLADAIRYAIDAGADVINISQDTANAVAPAATLKQAVDAALAHQIVVVASAGNDGLGGNVKSTYPASYPGVLAVAASDRNNERAAFSQSGEFVGVAAPGVDMVSTVPGGGHCADNGTSFSAPYVAGVAALIKAKHPRWTQREIVTQIQQTAERSVSGHDRLVGWGVVDPVRALTEDDHPLESPVAHEGVTPARAPTPAALHLGETDEERTQRLAMYVATGAAVLAAVLGGTAVAIRDARRRSRRVAERN from the coding sequence TCCCGTCACTCCCGTCGTCCCCGCCGACGGCGGCGTCGGCGACCAGTGCACCTTCCCCTCCAAGCCGTACGCGGGCCGCCCCTGGGCGCTCCAGCGCGTGCTCCTGGACGAGCTCTGGCACCAGTCGACCGGGAAGGGCGTGAAGGTCGCGGTGATCGACACGGGCGTCGACATCAAGAACCCCCAGCTGACCGGTGCCGTCGACGCCTCCAAGGGCAAGAACTACCTGCCCAAGGACCTCAAGGACCCCGACAACCGGCCGCTCCCGCGCGGCGCCGAGAACGGCACGACGGACACCGTGGGACACGGCACGAGGGTCGCCGGGATCATCGCGGCCCGCCCCGCCAAGAACACGGGGTTCGTCGGGCTCGCCCCCGACGCCACGATCATCCCCATCCAGCAGAACGACGCCGACGGCCACGGCACGGCGCAGACCCTGGCCGACGCCATCCGCTACGCGATCGACGCGGGCGCCGACGTCATCAACATCTCGCAGGACACGGCGAACGCGGTGGCACCGGCGGCCACCCTCAAGCAGGCGGTGGACGCGGCCCTGGCCCACCAGATCGTGGTGGTCGCCTCGGCGGGCAACGACGGCCTCGGCGGCAACGTCAAGTCGACCTATCCCGCGTCCTACCCGGGCGTCCTCGCGGTCGCCGCCTCCGACCGCAACAACGAACGGGCGGCCTTCTCGCAGTCCGGTGAGTTCGTCGGCGTGGCCGCGCCGGGCGTCGACATGGTCTCCACCGTGCCCGGCGGCGGCCACTGCGCCGACAACGGTACGAGCTTCTCCGCGCCCTACGTCGCGGGAGTGGCGGCGCTCATCAAGGCCAAGCATCCCCGCTGGACCCAGCGCGAGATCGTCACGCAGATCCAGCAGACCGCGGAACGTTCGGTGTCCGGACACGACCGTCTGGTCGGCTGGGGCGTCGTCGACCCGGTCCGCGCCCTCACCGAGGACGACCACCCCCTGGAGTCCCCGGTCGCCCACGAGGGCGTCACCCCCGCCCGCGCCCCCACCCCCGCGGCTCTCCACCTCGGCGAGACCGACGAGGAACGCACGCAGCGCCTCGCCATGTACGTGGCGACCGGGGCGGCGGTCCTGGCGGCGGTGCTGGGCGGCACGGCGGTGGCGATCAGGGACGCGCGACGCAGGAGCCGGCGGGTGGCGGAAAGGAACTGA